In one Candidatus Planktophila vernalis genomic region, the following are encoded:
- a CDS encoding ABC transporter ATP-binding protein translates to MSKPVLEIKDFNVDFWVDGVWYPAVIGMNLTLEPGKVTAIVGESGSGKSTTALGLMSLLASNARMSGSVKVKDQEMLNAKAVTLRRFRGKEVAYIFQEPMTALNPIYTIGFQIMETLRNHFDMGPKEAHARAVELITMVDIPDPEKSIDKYPHQLSGGQRQRAMIAQALACDPGLLVADEPTTALDVTVQAEILDLMRGLKDKLNSAILLITHDMGVVADMADHILVMKDGITVESGTADQIFNKPTHPYTQQLLGAVPKLGSTKKRELPYKESAKPAPVLKLENVTIEYPKRGRIPAFVAVKNFNLEIYPGEIVGLVGESGSGKTTVGRASIGLLPIKEGSLEIVGKDISHATQKELFTIRRHTGIVFQDPASSLNPRLPIGESIGEPLFLAGLAKGADLAHKVEELLDQVELPRSYRNRYPHELSGGQRQRVGIARALALTPDLLIADEPTSALDVSVQARFLDLLQELQGKLNFACLFISHDLAVVDILSHRIAVMQDGLLVEVGDRDQILKNPKNDYTRRLISAVPVPDPKEQRIRREARLAAKK, encoded by the coding sequence ATGAGTAAGCCAGTCTTAGAGATCAAGGATTTTAATGTTGATTTCTGGGTAGATGGAGTTTGGTATCCAGCTGTTATTGGAATGAACCTCACACTCGAGCCAGGAAAAGTAACTGCCATTGTGGGTGAATCTGGTTCTGGTAAATCAACTACAGCCCTTGGTTTGATGTCACTTCTGGCTTCAAATGCCCGCATGTCTGGATCTGTGAAGGTTAAAGATCAAGAGATGCTCAACGCTAAAGCTGTGACTCTTCGCAGATTCCGCGGAAAAGAAGTTGCCTATATTTTCCAAGAGCCAATGACTGCTCTAAACCCTATCTACACAATCGGTTTCCAGATTATGGAAACTCTTCGTAATCACTTTGATATGGGTCCAAAAGAGGCACATGCTCGCGCCGTTGAATTAATTACCATGGTTGATATTCCAGATCCAGAGAAATCAATCGATAAGTACCCTCACCAACTCTCAGGTGGACAGCGCCAGCGCGCCATGATCGCTCAAGCACTTGCTTGCGACCCAGGACTTCTAGTTGCAGATGAGCCAACAACAGCGCTGGATGTAACAGTTCAAGCTGAAATCCTTGATTTAATGCGTGGACTTAAAGACAAGCTGAACTCAGCGATTCTTCTGATCACTCACGACATGGGTGTTGTGGCAGATATGGCCGATCACATCCTTGTTATGAAGGATGGAATCACTGTTGAATCTGGAACAGCTGATCAGATCTTTAATAAGCCAACACATCCTTACACCCAGCAATTACTTGGAGCTGTTCCAAAACTTGGTTCTACAAAAAAGCGCGAACTTCCTTATAAGGAGAGTGCTAAGCCAGCACCAGTTTTGAAGTTAGAAAATGTCACTATCGAATATCCAAAGCGTGGGCGCATCCCAGCATTTGTGGCTGTTAAGAACTTTAACCTTGAGATTTACCCAGGTGAAATCGTTGGCCTGGTGGGTGAATCAGGTTCAGGAAAGACAACTGTGGGCCGTGCATCTATTGGTTTGCTTCCAATCAAGGAAGGATCACTTGAGATTGTTGGCAAGGACATTAGCCATGCAACTCAAAAGGAGCTTTTCACAATTCGTCGTCACACCGGAATTGTTTTCCAAGATCCTGCCTCATCCCTTAACCCACGTTTGCCCATCGGTGAATCAATTGGTGAGCCTTTGTTCTTAGCCGGTTTAGCTAAGGGTGCTGATTTGGCACACAAAGTTGAAGAGCTACTTGATCAAGTTGAATTGCCACGTAGCTATCGCAACCGCTACCCACATGAGCTCTCAGGTGGACAGCGCCAGCGCGTTGGTATTGCCCGCGCACTTGCTCTGACTCCAGATCTACTTATTGCAGATGAGCCAACATCGGCCCTAGATGTTTCTGTTCAGGCACGATTCCTTGACCTGCTGCAGGAACTACAAGGCAAGTTGAACTTTGCTTGTCTCTTCATTAGCCATGACTTAGCTGTCGTTGACATCCTTTCTCACCGCATTGCAGTGATGCAAGATGGATTGCTAGTTGAAGTGGGCGATCGTGATCAGATTTTGAAGAATCCTAAAAATGATTACACCCGCCGCTTGATTTCAGCTGTTCCTGTCCCAGATCCAAAGGAACAACGCATCCGTCGTGAGGCCCGTTTAGCTGCTAAGAAGTAG
- a CDS encoding trimeric intracellular cation channel family protein, whose product MDLELLVYSLDLVSTFAFALVGARVAANKGLDYGGILLIAAIAAISGGTLRNIFIGQRPPWIQYPWLFLPIIAAVVITIAIGKKQEVGRFALSLDTLGLAVATVSSAQFALTNDAPVLAALVLAIVGAVSGGLFRDILCQVQPVLLHRETVGTSAFAGAIFYIAMASFGINEGVTALVSGLAVVAVREISIKFNWNLPKVISR is encoded by the coding sequence GTGGATCTAGAACTTCTGGTTTATTCACTCGACCTAGTTTCCACCTTTGCTTTTGCATTAGTAGGTGCTCGCGTTGCTGCCAATAAAGGCCTTGATTACGGCGGCATTCTTTTGATCGCTGCCATTGCAGCCATCTCTGGTGGAACTTTGCGCAATATTTTTATAGGACAACGCCCACCGTGGATTCAATACCCGTGGTTATTTCTACCCATTATTGCTGCGGTGGTAATAACAATTGCAATTGGAAAGAAACAAGAAGTGGGGCGCTTCGCTCTCTCCTTGGACACATTGGGCTTGGCCGTGGCAACAGTCTCTAGTGCCCAGTTTGCACTCACCAATGACGCACCAGTTTTAGCTGCCCTAGTTTTGGCGATCGTTGGCGCAGTTTCTGGAGGATTGTTTCGAGATATTTTGTGCCAAGTTCAGCCAGTACTACTGCACCGCGAAACAGTGGGCACGAGCGCTTTTGCTGGGGCTATTTTCTATATCGCCATGGCTTCCTTTGGTATCAATGAAGGTGTTACTGCCTTGGTTTCAGGCCTTGCTGTTGTGGCAGTTCGCGAAATTTCCATCAAATTCAATTGGAACCTGCCTAAAGTTATTTCCCGCTAG
- the tgt gene encoding tRNA guanosine(34) transglycosylase Tgt gives MSTGFSFEIKSSQEGSMARVGTITTPHGAIQTPAFIPVGTKATVKAVLPEAMADLGAQALLANAYHLYLQPGSDVLDEAGGLAQFMNWPGPTITDSGGFQVLSLGVGFKKVLAMDAQTFRRDDVIADNKERLAHVDDEGVTFKSHIDGSMHRFTPEVSMKVQHEIGADIIFAFDECTTLHNTRRYQELAMDRTLAWAVRCLDEHKRLTDERTTKPYQALFGVIQGAQYEDLRKKAAGDLGGLESSGQSFDGFGIGGALDKDSLGTIVSWVNQMLPENKPKHLLGIGAPEDLFVGVENGIDTFDCVLASRIARTSAVYTMEGRFNLSNSAYKRDFTAIDDECDCYTCTHYTRAYMHHVFRGKEIIAATLATIHNERFIVRLVDQMRQALLDGNFTEMKHDFLGRYKHRSGQAND, from the coding sequence GTGAGTACGGGTTTCTCCTTTGAGATTAAATCTAGCCAAGAAGGTTCTATGGCCCGCGTTGGAACAATCACCACTCCCCACGGTGCGATCCAAACCCCGGCTTTTATCCCAGTGGGAACTAAGGCAACAGTTAAAGCTGTTCTTCCAGAGGCAATGGCAGATCTTGGAGCCCAAGCACTTTTAGCAAATGCCTACCACCTCTATCTACAACCCGGCTCTGATGTCTTAGATGAAGCCGGCGGTCTTGCCCAATTTATGAACTGGCCTGGCCCAACTATTACTGACTCTGGGGGCTTTCAAGTTTTATCCCTAGGTGTGGGATTTAAAAAAGTATTAGCGATGGATGCCCAAACATTTCGCCGAGATGATGTGATTGCAGATAACAAAGAGCGCCTGGCCCATGTGGATGATGAGGGCGTGACTTTTAAATCCCACATAGATGGCTCGATGCATCGATTCACCCCTGAAGTTTCCATGAAGGTCCAACATGAAATCGGCGCCGACATCATCTTTGCCTTTGATGAGTGCACGACTTTGCATAACACCCGTCGCTATCAAGAGTTAGCGATGGATAGAACTCTGGCCTGGGCCGTTCGTTGTTTAGATGAACACAAGCGATTAACCGATGAGCGAACTACCAAGCCCTATCAGGCCCTTTTCGGGGTAATCCAAGGGGCTCAATATGAAGACCTTCGTAAGAAAGCTGCCGGGGATTTGGGTGGCCTTGAATCATCCGGACAGTCCTTTGATGGCTTTGGTATTGGTGGGGCGCTAGATAAAGATTCACTGGGAACAATCGTTTCTTGGGTCAATCAGATGCTGCCGGAAAACAAACCAAAACACTTATTGGGTATTGGCGCACCAGAAGATCTCTTTGTGGGGGTTGAAAACGGCATTGATACATTTGATTGCGTCTTAGCCTCCAGAATTGCACGTACGAGTGCTGTGTACACGATGGAAGGGCGTTTTAACCTGTCTAATAGCGCCTACAAGCGCGATTTCACGGCCATTGACGATGAATGTGACTGTTACACGTGTACGCACTACACACGGGCTTATATGCACCATGTATTCCGCGGTAAAGAAATCATCGCTGCAACCCTTGCCACAATCCATAATGAGCGCTTTATCGTGCGCTTAGTTGATCAGATGCGACAAGCACTCCTGGATGGCAATTTCACCGAGATGAAGCATGATTTCTTAGGCCGCTATAAGCACCGCAGTGGCCAGGCCAACGACTAG
- a CDS encoding MarR family winged helix-turn-helix transcriptional regulator: MADQNATAPQWLNTAEMKAWRRYIIASRRLIEALDSDLDSHDLSMPDYEILAQLSDAPDRRMRMSELADIALLSRSRLSHRMKVMEKAGWVKREACPSDKRGYFAVMTAKGWKAIVAAAPDHVESVRTRFVDHLSKADLEVISTIFARVEESLRKDGSND; encoded by the coding sequence ATGGCAGACCAAAACGCTACCGCACCCCAGTGGCTCAATACTGCCGAAATGAAGGCCTGGCGGCGTTACATCATCGCTAGCCGTCGCCTCATTGAGGCGCTAGATAGTGATTTAGATAGCCATGATTTATCAATGCCTGATTATGAAATTTTGGCCCAACTCAGTGATGCCCCTGATCGCAGAATGCGAATGAGTGAACTCGCAGACATCGCCTTGCTATCGCGCTCGCGTTTATCGCATCGAATGAAAGTGATGGAAAAGGCTGGCTGGGTAAAGCGCGAGGCTTGCCCATCAGATAAACGTGGCTACTTTGCAGTGATGACTGCCAAGGGCTGGAAAGCGATTGTGGCCGCGGCCCCAGATCATGTGGAGAGTGTGCGCACCAGATTTGTTGATCATTTATCAAAGGCTGACTTAGAAGTTATATCAACGATATTTGCTCGAGTGGAGGAGTCACTTCGCAAAGATGGAAGTAATGATTAA
- a CDS encoding MFS transporter, whose amino-acid sequence MAKYAIDLSPLRKSADFRNLWASGLISYFGSMITYVAVPFQIKELTNSYVAVAISGLVEIVPLVVFGLYGGVLADAIDRKKLIWITEFLSLFFTGILLINSLRSSPSIILIYIVAGLFAAVSGLRQPAMTAALPRLVDHEDMAAASALMSLRWQAGVIVGPAIGGVLISTYSVAVGYAADIATFVISLILLSMMSSIPASHEAEKPSLAGLMEGIRYSFARKDLLGTYLIDLAAMFFAMPTALIPFWADQLGAPWALGLLYAAGTVGSVAIVLTSGWTKSVRFYGRAIIWAAIGWGAAIALAGATNYLALVLLFLALAGASDMVSALFRSAMWNQTIPDNLRGRLAGIELLSYSLGPLAGQMRAAGMAAAFSLTFSVTAGGIICIIFVAVLAGFFPILRKFDIKTDKNALEKAAESEKSRSNPQGEGEIS is encoded by the coding sequence ATGGCTAAATACGCGATAGACCTATCTCCACTGCGTAAATCAGCCGACTTTCGCAACCTTTGGGCATCGGGTCTGATCTCATACTTCGGCTCGATGATCACCTATGTTGCCGTCCCTTTTCAGATTAAAGAGCTCACTAACTCCTATGTGGCTGTGGCGATAAGTGGACTGGTTGAAATAGTTCCACTCGTTGTTTTTGGCCTCTATGGCGGAGTTCTGGCCGATGCAATTGATCGCAAAAAACTCATCTGGATTACCGAATTCCTATCCCTATTTTTCACTGGAATTCTGCTGATCAACTCCCTGCGTTCCTCCCCCAGCATTATTTTGATCTACATAGTTGCAGGTTTATTTGCAGCCGTCAGTGGCCTTCGACAACCGGCGATGACAGCAGCCCTGCCCCGACTTGTCGATCATGAAGACATGGCAGCAGCTTCTGCGTTGATGAGTCTTCGATGGCAGGCAGGAGTCATCGTTGGGCCAGCAATTGGAGGCGTTTTAATTTCAACGTATTCAGTAGCCGTGGGATATGCCGCAGACATTGCAACCTTTGTTATCTCACTCATTTTGCTATCCATGATGAGCAGTATCCCTGCCTCACATGAGGCTGAAAAGCCATCCCTGGCAGGGCTTATGGAGGGAATCAGATACTCCTTTGCCCGCAAGGATTTGTTGGGAACTTATCTGATTGATCTTGCTGCAATGTTTTTTGCAATGCCGACAGCTCTGATTCCTTTTTGGGCAGATCAGTTAGGAGCGCCATGGGCACTTGGTTTGCTCTATGCCGCAGGCACCGTTGGTTCAGTTGCAATTGTCCTAACAAGTGGGTGGACTAAGAGCGTTCGCTTCTATGGCCGCGCAATTATTTGGGCAGCCATTGGTTGGGGCGCAGCTATCGCCTTGGCCGGTGCCACAAATTACCTAGCCCTGGTACTGCTTTTCCTAGCATTGGCCGGAGCATCAGACATGGTCAGTGCCCTGTTTAGATCAGCGATGTGGAATCAAACAATTCCCGATAATTTGCGTGGACGCCTTGCTGGAATCGAATTATTGTCATATTCACTTGGACCATTGGCTGGACAAATGCGCGCAGCTGGCATGGCGGCGGCATTTTCCTTAACTTTTTCCGTCACTGCTGGCGGAATTATCTGCATCATTTTCGTTGCCGTACTGGCCGGTTTTTTCCCAATTTTGCGAAAATTCGACATAAAAACCGACAAAAATGCCCTCGAAAAGGCCGCTGAAAGTGAAAAATCACGCTCAAACCCTCAAGGCGAGGGAGAGATATCGTGA
- the panB gene encoding 3-methyl-2-oxobutanoate hydroxymethyltransferase — translation MESLYGGALHRRVTIADLAAAKSRGEKWAMLTSYEQMTAEIFDEAGIPVLLVGDSAGNNFLGESNTIPVTVDELIPLTRAVVRASKRALVLADLPFGSYESSPEQALATSTRFFKEAGAMGVKIEGPQIATVEKLVASGIPVMGHVGLTPQAVHLLSGYRVQGRTDGEAIVQAALALEKAGAFAIVLELVPAELAAKITAALKIPTIGIGAGVDCDAQVLVWTDMMGITKNPPKLAKAYRNMRSEMLAAASEFAADVKAGQFPAAEHTFN, via the coding sequence ATGGAAAGCCTTTATGGTGGCGCGCTGCATAGACGCGTAACAATTGCCGATTTGGCTGCGGCTAAGAGCCGCGGTGAAAAATGGGCGATGCTCACTTCCTATGAGCAGATGACTGCCGAGATATTTGATGAGGCCGGCATCCCAGTCTTACTTGTCGGCGATAGCGCTGGAAACAATTTTCTCGGTGAGAGCAACACAATTCCTGTAACAGTCGATGAGCTAATTCCATTGACCCGCGCAGTTGTGAGAGCTTCTAAGCGCGCTTTAGTCCTTGCCGATCTGCCCTTTGGTTCCTATGAGTCCTCACCAGAACAAGCACTTGCAACGTCCACTCGCTTTTTCAAAGAGGCTGGGGCAATGGGCGTGAAAATTGAAGGACCACAAATTGCAACCGTTGAAAAACTAGTGGCCTCTGGAATTCCAGTCATGGGCCATGTTGGTTTAACACCACAAGCCGTGCATTTATTGAGTGGTTATCGAGTCCAAGGTCGCACCGATGGTGAGGCAATTGTGCAAGCAGCACTTGCCCTTGAAAAAGCTGGCGCTTTTGCCATTGTCTTAGAGTTAGTGCCAGCTGAATTAGCGGCGAAAATTACTGCAGCCTTGAAAATCCCAACGATTGGGATTGGGGCTGGGGTTGATTGCGATGCCCAGGTTTTGGTCTGGACAGACATGATGGGTATTACAAAGAATCCACCTAAGTTGGCTAAGGCCTATAGAAATATGCGCTCTGAGATGTTGGCTGCGGCCAGTGAATTTGCTGCAGATGTTAAAGCTGGTCAATTTCCAGCAGCAGAACACACTTTCAACTAA
- a CDS encoding NAD+ synthase gives MKLRVALAQINPTVGDLAGNAELIAQTVKKAQEQSANLIVFPEMIVTGYPVEDLALRPSFQAASIKAIEEIAASITGDVVAVVGYLDKGPKNCVAVIHDGKIKARYVKRHLPNYGVFDEFRNFVAGDESLVVRIHGVDVAVAICEDIWHSLDSISARTPGLLVVPNGSPFERNKDDVRLALVQKRAKEIGAPVAYVNMTGGQDDLVFDGDTIVVGKDASLLARTAQFDDELIVIDIDCIEGSSKPDVVISQEPAVHSDSLNSSIATPLSDEAEMWAGLVMGLRDYVGKNGFKSVVLGLSGGIDSALVAAIAIDALGAKRVNGVAMPSKYSSSHSVEDAQALADATGIHFRITPIAPMVDAYMGNMVLKGLAEENLQARVRGTTLMGISNQEGHLVLATGNKSELAVGYSTLYGDAVGGFAPIKDIYKTDVWALATWRNAQAVAAGQTAPIPQRSITKEPSAELRPDQKDSDSLPDYALLDQVLRAYVDEDHGYEALLADGFDPELVRRVISLVDKAEFKRRQYPPGTKVSGRAFGKDRRLPMTSRWNEK, from the coding sequence ATGAAGTTGCGCGTGGCGCTAGCCCAAATCAACCCAACGGTTGGTGACCTTGCGGGCAATGCCGAGCTCATCGCGCAAACAGTAAAAAAGGCCCAAGAACAAAGCGCCAATCTGATCGTATTTCCAGAAATGATTGTGACTGGATATCCAGTTGAGGATTTAGCGCTTCGTCCATCTTTTCAAGCAGCCAGCATCAAAGCTATTGAAGAGATCGCTGCTTCAATCACAGGTGATGTGGTGGCAGTTGTTGGCTACCTGGATAAAGGCCCTAAAAACTGCGTTGCAGTTATTCATGATGGAAAAATCAAGGCCAGATATGTAAAGCGCCATCTGCCTAATTACGGCGTCTTTGATGAGTTTAGAAACTTTGTAGCAGGAGATGAATCCCTTGTTGTTCGAATCCATGGGGTAGATGTCGCCGTGGCAATCTGTGAGGATATTTGGCATTCACTGGATTCGATTAGCGCAAGAACTCCAGGTTTATTAGTCGTTCCCAACGGCTCACCCTTTGAGAGAAACAAAGATGATGTTCGACTAGCTCTTGTGCAAAAGCGGGCCAAGGAAATTGGTGCACCCGTTGCATACGTCAACATGACAGGTGGCCAGGATGATTTAGTCTTTGATGGCGACACAATTGTTGTCGGCAAAGATGCAAGCCTGCTTGCAAGAACTGCCCAGTTTGATGATGAGTTAATAGTCATTGACATAGATTGCATCGAAGGATCCTCAAAGCCAGATGTTGTTATCTCACAAGAGCCTGCAGTGCATTCAGATTCACTCAATTCTTCAATTGCAACGCCTCTTTCAGATGAGGCAGAGATGTGGGCGGGCCTTGTTATGGGGCTTCGCGATTACGTTGGCAAGAATGGCTTTAAATCTGTAGTCCTTGGTTTATCTGGTGGCATTGATTCAGCCTTAGTTGCTGCCATTGCAATTGATGCATTAGGTGCAAAGCGCGTTAATGGTGTTGCAATGCCAAGTAAGTATTCCTCTAGCCACTCAGTTGAAGATGCGCAGGCGCTAGCAGATGCCACAGGCATTCACTTCAGGATTACTCCTATTGCCCCCATGGTTGATGCCTATATGGGCAATATGGTCCTTAAGGGTTTGGCTGAGGAGAATCTGCAGGCCAGAGTTCGCGGCACAACGTTGATGGGTATTTCAAATCAAGAAGGACATCTAGTTTTAGCAACTGGAAATAAGAGCGAACTAGCTGTTGGTTACTCAACTCTTTATGGTGATGCCGTGGGTGGATTTGCGCCGATCAAAGATATTTATAAAACAGATGTGTGGGCGCTGGCAACATGGCGAAATGCTCAGGCAGTTGCTGCAGGGCAAACCGCTCCTATTCCACAGCGCTCCATTACTAAAGAGCCAAGTGCAGAACTTCGCCCAGATCAAAAGGATTCAGATTCATTGCCTGACTATGCACTTCTCGATCAGGTCCTGCGGGCCTACGTTGATGAAGATCATGGATATGAGGCCTTACTTGCAGATGGCTTTGATCCTGAGCTAGTGCGCCGAGTTATTTCATTGGTTGATAAGGCTGAATTTAAGCGCCGCCAATATCCACCTGGCACCAAGGTTTCAGGCCGCGCATTTGGTAAAGATCGTCGTTTGCCAATGACTTCACGCTGGAATGAGAAGTAG
- the cysK gene encoding cysteine synthase A: MKLYNSITEIFGNTPLLRINKITDGAAGNVYAKLEFYNPTSSVKDRLGVAMIDAAEASGELKPGGTIVEATSGNTGIAVAMVAAARGYKAIMTMPESVSKERRKLIRAYGAELVLTPAAEGMKGAVAAAEKLAESGAVLVRQFENQAGPEIHYKTTGAEIWRDLDGKVDAFVSGIGTGGTITGTGRYLKEKNPAIKVFGVEPAASPILNGGEPGPHPIQGIGANFIPNVLDRTVYDEVLDATAADAIKYARRAGAEEGFLAGISSGATLWAASEIAKRPEFAGKNIVVICASNGERYLSTVLYEDLVD, from the coding sequence ATGAAGCTTTATAACAGCATCACAGAAATCTTTGGAAACACACCACTACTTCGCATCAACAAGATCACTGATGGCGCGGCAGGAAATGTTTATGCCAAGTTGGAGTTCTATAACCCAACATCCTCTGTTAAAGATCGCCTCGGTGTTGCAATGATCGATGCAGCCGAAGCAAGTGGTGAGCTAAAGCCTGGCGGAACAATTGTTGAGGCAACATCTGGAAACACTGGAATTGCAGTTGCCATGGTTGCTGCAGCTCGTGGATATAAGGCAATCATGACAATGCCTGAATCGGTTTCAAAAGAGCGTCGCAAGCTCATTCGTGCATACGGGGCAGAATTAGTACTAACCCCTGCTGCTGAGGGTATGAAGGGCGCAGTTGCTGCTGCAGAAAAGCTTGCAGAATCTGGCGCTGTCTTGGTTCGCCAGTTTGAAAATCAAGCAGGACCAGAGATTCACTACAAAACAACGGGTGCTGAGATTTGGCGCGACCTTGATGGAAAAGTTGACGCCTTTGTTTCAGGAATTGGTACGGGCGGAACAATTACTGGCACGGGCCGTTACTTAAAAGAGAAAAACCCTGCAATCAAAGTCTTTGGTGTTGAGCCAGCTGCATCTCCAATTCTCAATGGTGGAGAGCCAGGACCACACCCAATTCAGGGAATTGGAGCTAACTTCATTCCTAATGTTTTGGATCGAACTGTCTATGACGAGGTCTTAGATGCAACTGCAGCGGATGCAATTAAATATGCACGCCGTGCTGGAGCAGAAGAAGGATTCCTTGCTGGAATTTCATCAGGTGCAACGCTGTGGGCAGCATCAGAGATTGCTAAGCGACCAGAGTTTGCAGGCAAGAACATTGTTGTTATCTGTGCTTCAAATGGTGAGCGCTATCTATCAACAGTTCTATACGAGGACTTGGTTGACTAA
- the cysE gene encoding serine O-acetyltransferase gives MAILKHIIEDLDNAISHDPAARNRLEVALAYPGVHAVWGHRISHVLWKRKLKLLARIHSNAVRFTTGIEIHPAAVIGRRFFIDHGMGVVIGATSIVGDDVMLYHDVTLGARGIEDGKRHPTIGNNVIIGAGARVLGNVTIGEGSRISANAVITKDLAPKTDLDHADFFVI, from the coding sequence ATGGCAATTCTAAAGCACATCATTGAAGACCTTGATAACGCGATCAGCCATGATCCGGCTGCGCGAAATCGTTTAGAGGTCGCTTTGGCATACCCAGGTGTGCACGCGGTTTGGGGACATCGAATTTCGCATGTGCTGTGGAAGAGAAAGTTAAAACTTCTTGCCCGCATTCACTCAAATGCCGTGCGCTTCACGACAGGAATTGAGATTCATCCGGCAGCAGTTATTGGGCGCAGATTCTTTATTGATCACGGTATGGGTGTAGTTATTGGCGCAACATCAATTGTTGGCGATGATGTCATGCTCTATCACGATGTAACTCTGGGAGCTCGTGGCATTGAAGATGGAAAGCGTCATCCAACAATTGGAAACAATGTAATTATCGGTGCAGGTGCCCGAGTGCTTGGAAATGTCACCATCGGTGAGGGATCTCGTATCAGTGCCAACGCTGTCATTACCAAGGATTTAGCCCCAAAAACTGACCTGGATCACGCTGACTTCTTTGTTATATAA
- a CDS encoding glutamine synthetase family protein: MSKQEEFVLRTLEERNIRFVRLWFTDVLGFLKSVAIAPAELENAFAEGIGFDGSAIEGFARVTESDMLAKPDPATFSILPWRTEAPGAARMFCDIVMPDGTPSPADPRNVLRRTLEKAATMGYTCYTHPEIEFFLFKEKPEAGKAPIPVDQGGYFDHTPAVVGHDFRRQAITLLEAMGISVEFSHHEGAPGQQEIDLRYADALSTADNIMTFRHVIKEVAMDQGFHASFMPKPFTDHPGSGMHTHVSLFKGEENAFYDSSAELNLSAVGRSFIAGLLKHAPEITAITNQWVNSYKRLHGGGEAPAFVNWGPSDRGALVRVPMYKPKKENSTRIEFRSPDTACNPYLAYAVMLAAGLKGVEEGYVLSDSKDPISLPSNLNEAIAEMEKSELVRQTLGEHVFEYVLRNKRAEWQDYRRQVSAYELDRYLPVL; this comes from the coding sequence ATCAGCAAGCAAGAAGAGTTCGTTCTTCGCACCCTTGAAGAGCGCAATATTCGCTTTGTGCGTTTGTGGTTTACAGATGTTTTGGGCTTTCTAAAATCTGTAGCTATCGCACCAGCAGAGTTAGAAAATGCTTTTGCTGAAGGAATTGGCTTTGATGGTTCTGCAATTGAAGGCTTTGCACGTGTAACTGAGTCAGATATGTTGGCAAAACCAGATCCTGCAACTTTTTCTATTTTGCCTTGGCGCACTGAAGCTCCAGGTGCTGCTCGAATGTTCTGCGACATCGTGATGCCAGATGGCACACCTTCTCCTGCAGATCCACGCAATGTGTTGCGACGTACTTTAGAAAAAGCAGCAACCATGGGTTACACCTGTTACACCCACCCAGAAATTGAATTCTTCTTATTTAAGGAAAAGCCAGAGGCTGGCAAAGCACCTATCCCAGTTGATCAAGGTGGATATTTCGATCACACACCAGCAGTTGTTGGCCATGACTTCCGTCGCCAAGCAATTACATTGCTTGAGGCTATGGGAATTTCAGTTGAGTTCTCACATCATGAAGGTGCACCTGGACAGCAGGAAATTGATTTACGTTATGCAGATGCGCTAAGTACTGCAGATAACATCATGACTTTTCGCCATGTGATTAAAGAAGTAGCAATGGATCAAGGCTTCCACGCATCCTTTATGCCAAAGCCATTTACTGACCACCCAGGCAGTGGAATGCACACCCACGTTTCACTGTTTAAAGGTGAAGAAAACGCTTTCTATGATTCAAGCGCCGAATTAAATCTTTCAGCTGTTGGTCGCTCATTTATTGCAGGTCTTCTCAAGCACGCACCAGAGATCACTGCAATTACTAATCAGTGGGTTAACTCCTATAAGCGCTTGCATGGCGGGGGAGAGGCACCAGCATTTGTTAACTGGGGTCCAAGTGATCGTGGTGCATTGGTGCGCGTGCCTATGTATAAGCCAAAGAAAGAAAACTCAACACGTATTGAATTTAGATCACCTGATACTGCTTGTAATCCATATCTTGCATATGCAGTGATGTTGGCAGCAGGGCTAAAGGGCGTTGAAGAAGGCTATGTATTAAGCGATTCGAAGGATCCAATTTCATTGCCATCAAATCTCAATGAAGCCATTGCAGAGATGGAAAAGAGTGAATTAGTGCGCCAAACTTTGGGCGAGCATGTGTTTGAATATGTATTGCGCAATAAGCGCGCTGAATGGCAGGACTATCGCCGCCAGGTCAGCGCCTATGAACTAGATCGTTATTTGCCAGTTCTTTAG